The following nucleotide sequence is from Tribolium castaneum strain GA2 chromosome 5, icTriCast1.1, whole genome shotgun sequence.
CTATAATCGCGATTAGCTAATCAGTCCTTTCATCGTCTCCAAAACACTTTAAATTTAGCGCTGGTTGGCACCGTGCCTCGTGAATCATGACAGAATTATACAATCTTTGAACCGGGAtgagtaatttattgttgttatcATTGATTGATCGCGACATTTTCTCAGCTGGTCTCCCTCGATTTGATAATCGATCGGTACCTATATGGCCAGCCTCGGCGAAGTAAACAAACAAGGTGACGTCAAATTGCTTCTTGGTCCACTAAACGTGGGTCTGCGGTCGTAGGTAGGGTCAGTAATTTGCGCTTACAGTGGGCGGGCACGTGAAAATTATTTGGACATAAAACTCGAGCCattcacaattaatttggattAACCAACAGCTGGGACAGCCATATGGCTGATGTCTTCATTACGGCTACTACATTTACtccatttcaataaatttacatTCATAAATTATGAATGCCCGCAACACCTGTTAAACTTAATACGTTGTAATTCTTTTCCCCAATCAGAGCTGCCAAAGGCCCCTTTTGATTCGAACGGGTCCTGGTAATGTGTATCAGCACGTTTCCTCGAGGTGTGTTAGTTACTTCTCGCAATTACAGAAATAAACAACGGATAAATGTTAGATGTGTCGTTGAACTCGGTAGCACCTTTAGCATTCTTGGGAggcattttcttaatttggaaAGACGAGTAGATCGACCTCGCAGCAAAAAACGTACAGTTGCAGTGCAACGTTATGATATACCTACGTGGGTCCGAAACTCGTTAACCCCAACCTTATTGAGTTTAGATCGCATGATCCGAAAAATCGCTAAGGTCACCCAAAGCCATTTTTAATAAGATGTGTGGGTGCATAATGCGACGTAATGTGCCCATTGTTTTCGTGTCAGCTTTCAAAGATCAAACAATGTAACAAAAGGAAGGGGTGTCTTATTACGGAAAAATGACAAGGTTTAGTGTCTTGGGATTGATTCGCAATCGATATGTTTTCAAGTGTTCAATGAAGTGGAAGTTGGCAATGCGAGgtcgtaaaataaaaataaagtcttgACTCATTACAAGACTTTATTGCTATTTGCGCGCCATAAGCcccaagttaataaaaaatttgcttaaacaAACAAACGCCAAGGCTAAAATTGATATGTTTATGCTGGGAGGAGCGTTTTCGCCACCCTTTCACAAAGCGCTCTTTTTTACTACTATGGTTAAATTAAACTATCAACTttcaaattaatgttttattaatcTATCGGTTTGCTGCAAGTTTTCTTTTATACCAGAGGTTTTAACAACAACATGaagtaaagaaaataaaggCAATATAAACATTAATCTatacaaagtgttttttttaaacgaacgtatgatttttttctgctCTATCGAATCTTTGTACTCCGAGGGGCCGAGGTACAGATAAtggcggtttgttccattgaattccacggcttattttacatattgtgtaaatttttcacaagaattaaaaatttaaaattttttgtctaaaattaggATAGCCATTtttcatagtgaaaaattttattcaacaaaaaaatttataactcaaaaactaaaagtcgtagagctatgcggtttgttccattgaattcagcggctcattttctgtattataccaactttttacgagatttaaaattttgatttgttttgctaaaatttcctgagtaactaactaccttcaagaaagtgaaaaaaatatttttttaaaaacttgttctgtcatagtttttcggacttatatatgcctttacaaccctctagagttgttagaagtccaaaaaaagtccatatgttcgattttttgatgtttgaattttccaatttttgacGCGATTTTGGTTTATTCTGGGTATCCGGAACaattatcgagcaataactccggaactattagagataaccccatgaagtgactatcgttggaaagctctttaaattatctatctttctcaaaaaagacctttgttctccgactaatagttttcgagaaaattgcaaataaaagcaaaaattggtaaaattttaaaaaattcataactaaaaaactattgggaatttggcagttttctcgatgccaatcgattctccggatcattttgcataggtgaggattaaaacagttccacttttttgcaTAGTTTAATGCATAATTAAtagaatatttgaaaaaaagcatcAACTTAAGAGGTCTAAAAGAGCATCATTTGCAGCTACACTGGCAAGAACTTGACGTGGCTGCAAAAGCAGCAGCTGAAGCTGAAAGAGCGCCGCGAGCTGCAATTGCGGGAAGAAAGACAGCCTCACGAAACTCGCCTTTTGAGCGAGCTAAAGCACGTCCAGTCCCGGCACATGAAGCCGACAGCTAGCCATCGTCTTGACGGCTACACCAGCGATACAACGGCTTTCCCCGACGATGAAGAAGACTACGCAATCCCTTTGCACATCAACACCATGCAAAAGAACAACAACACGCTGTCACGAACATACAGCGCCGGCAAATACACCACCAAAACGGAGCGGCCTTTCATGACCGTCAAGCGGGCCCACGAGAGATACGCTCAAGTGAGTTCGCCCGACTTGGATTAAACCTCTCTCACCTTCACTAACACGACACTTAACCCTAACACAAAAATCCTTGCAGAATTCAGATTCGCCGGCGGCGATTTTAGCTGCGAACCCCATGGGGCAGATAGTGCGGCCTCCTTCAAGAGGGGCCGAGAGTGATAGCGGGTTGTTGTCTCTAGTCGAGGAGCAGTATAAACACAGTCCGAGATTTAACCAAGGGGGTTTGGTGGGTATTGACGACTCTAGTGTTGATAGTTCACCAGCAAGGAATGATAGCGTTCCCATAGATGCACTCAATGATCTGATTGCTAGCTTATCAAGTGGGTCAGATAAGTCTAGCAACAGTCCTAATAACACCACATCTGCATGGCAGGTACTAACACCCATTTTACCGTTTCTTTCTTCCTCAGTTAATCGATAATTCAGTGCTTTCCGCATGGTGTTTGCCCGATTCTTGGGGTTTCAAAGTGGtaattgtttggtttttagtATCGGGAGGAGACACACTCCTGGCGTGTGAACGATGTTGACACGAGTCCTTCGCACAATTCGTCGCCAAGGCCGCAAACACCAGCTTTCCCAGTACACGTGCGAACTCCTTATACGAACCCTTCCACACCGACAGTGCAATTCGACATACCTTCCGAACGATTACCGCCCAAAAGTCCTACAACCCAGCGGTGAGTTGCAACAGTAACACTATAATGCATTTTGTTATCTCAAAATTACTTAAGGTTATCGATCTGATAACGCTTGTTTGTACAACTACtgaattatgaaattttatagaCGTTTGAGTTGCCcgtcttctaataaagttacAAAGAAGTGGTCGCTTTCTCCTGAAAGGTAAAGTAGCTTCATGTTGCCCGTCGAGCATGTCTCACTTAATGTTAGCAACATGAGCAGGAGAAATAGAACGAATTGTGTCTGTATCTACTAATTTCTTAGACAAAATTTGTGATACTGTCTTGAAAACCTCCATTCGCACAATGAACTCCAAACGGACGCTTTTAACTGTTTAGTTTACTTCATCCAGTTGATGTACATAGTTATGTCTGGAAAGTCGTAGTTCATTATCACGTAAATTTGGAATGCACTTTTCCACTTTATTACAGCATGTCAACACTTGGGTGTTTGTTGTATGTTTTGcaagcgttttttttttgttggaacagaAAGGACCGACCGACTTCTCCGACAGACATGATAAACGGCTCTTCAGAATACACAACACAAAGGAGCGTGTCAGCAACTCCACCAGGATATAAAGAGAACTACTCGGAGAACTATCAGCACAGTCCTAAGAGTCCGACAAGAAACGGGTCAGCCTCCCCGACCGTCTATTTCGGCAACTCGAGGAGGAGTTCGGTTCATTCAAACAGCGAACCTCCGCACGAAGTTTCAGCGGCCAATGTCAAGTTTGTGAGAGACACCTCCAAGTACTGGTACAAGCCCACCATCTCCCGGGAGGAAGGTGAGCACAGTTACGAATTTTTGTGAACATTTATTATgaatatttactttatttacgttgttttttgttattaattagtacaaagtcaaattttCCGAATTAAGTAAATGACACAATTTTATTACACAATTTCCCTTTCATGTTTTTATTCTTTACGATTATTTTTTCCTCCAGCAATCAGCATGTTGCGAGAGCAGCCCCCGGGCACGTTCGTGGTGCGCGACTCGAACTCATTCCCTGGGGCCTTCGGCATGGCCCTGAAGGTGGCCACAGTTCCCTCCAACTTCCCGTCAAAGCCCACCCAAGGCGACGAGCTCATCCGGCACTTCCTCATCGAGCCGACCTCCCGCGGCGTCAAGTTGAAGGGCTGCCCGTCCGAGCCGGTCTTCAGCTCTTTATCGGCCTTGGTCTACCAGCATTCAGTCACTCCACTCGCTCTCCCGTGCCGCCTAATCCTCCCCGAGGGAGACCTCAAGTACCACGACAGTGCCAACAACCCCGCTCAACAGCTGCTAACGCAAGGTGCCGCCTGCAACGTCTTGTACCTCTTCACCATGGACATGGAGTCGCTCACGGGCCCCGAAGCCATCCGGAAGGCCGTCACACACCTCATGCAGAAAACGCCCAAAACGGAATCGGCCGTCGTGCACTTCAAAGTCAACGGACAGGGCATCACTCTCACGGACAACAAGAGGAAATTGTTCTTCAGGAGGCACTACGCCATTAATTCCATCTCGCACTGTGGCCTGGACCCGGACGAGATGCGGTGGACGGTCAGTGCGACTGAAGGGTCAGCGGCCAGTCCAAagttagtaaaaataataagaaaaaaatcgcaCTCAATATGGaatatatttttgtgttaAGAACTGAGTTTACTGTTTTTTCCAGCCGGATATTCGGATTCATCGCGCGGAAGCCCAACGTGAGCAACCCCGACAATCAGTGCCATTTGTTCGCAGAGCTGGAGCCCGAACAGCCAGCGATAGCTATCGTAAATTTCGTTAATAAAGTTCTTACGTCAAGTGGCATCAAGCCCAACATTGTGTAACTTTACCGAACGCGAGGAGGAGGAATCACATCACATGTAGAGTTAAATTATCACAGTATTTGGAAAATACTTAAAAGATTTCGTAAATGCCGCTAAATTTCATTAACTAGTCTTATTTCATAATTTCCTAGACTTAAGTTTTTATCTTGCaagtaatttatatttaatgttGTACATACAAGTAACACTAAGTGTGCCtgccttattttattttttcaaatatattttttttattatttaagtgAAGTGCTTTAAATATTGTGAATATTTGCATGTTCACTAACGAGACACATTCTACTGGACCTTGTTGGTTTTTGttatgaaaaattaacaaaaatttccgTCAGTGGGGTACTTTTTAGTTGCTGTGAATGACaaataattgtttcattttttgttcatttttcatttcgcACTAACAAAGTACTGTAATCAAAATATTAGCAGGGTAATGAGATcctaaattgtaaaaatattatagactttaatttagaatccatgttttaacaaagcttattaataacaatagtattAAAACGGATATCGTCATCTCTGGGTCTTTAAGCATTTTTAACTACTTTCGGTTATTGTTGTAATAGTACAAAGATAGTTTAACTCATCAAAATGTCCTAATCAATGCGAGATATATCAAATGCCATACTTTAAAGATATAACAGATTGTATCTAGAAAAGAGAATAGatatactaataaaaaatctctCGTTTACGTTTTTCTTTTCATATTCCCCACTTTGGGCACTTTATGTCCTCACTAGAGCTGTCATGAGTGACTAATGGTGCTCTAGTATTTCCAAAGAGGCCATTACGCTAATGGCCCTCTCATACAACTTTCAATGGCTGCACAATCAACCAACGAACGAAAATAAGCAAGCTGTTAACAAGCAGCAATTTTTGAACTAACGTAAAAGTtgtaataatgtttttaagaAGTTTAATCACCTGTGAAAAAGCTTAAGTAATCTGTTACATatattaaagaataatttttttttcagcctTTCTCTGGCgaaatttttgagtaaagaCTGCTTATTTTGAACACAgtgtttagcaaaaatttaacgttAAGTAGAGAATAATAGCAAAAGGAATCATTAAATATAATGTAAAAGAAAGAAGACAAAATTACATTGCAAAATTTATTACCAGCCATTACACAAAACTGCGATAACTAACACaacgataaataatttattggcttaATCGCTGCCGCTTCTTCCAAATCTCATATGTCCGTAGTCATCAAACGGCTCCTCTCCCCGTTTTCCAAAACGTAAATGTCCATAATCGTCCGAAGTTTGCCGTTTTGAGAGCTCGAAAAGATCGTCATCGTCGACTGCAATCACTTTTTATCACACATTTTGAAACAACCAAACTTACCTATAAACTCGTTAAAAGGCTCGGCCTTAATCCGGCTATACTGAGTCCGGGGAGTTAGCCTAGCAAAAGGCCTGGCCCTTAATCTGTGTGAATCgacattatttgcatttcctggAGCGGCCGAAACGTTTTGAAATTGGTGTATGAAAAGAAGATACACacttgaaatgagaaaaactCCAGTAAAAAAACTCTTCATACCCATTACTGACTGCAAGTGTGAAACGGGCTTTAGTTAAAAGAAAACTAAATCAAGGGGGTAAACGTCAAAAAAAACGATTGTTGTGTCATTGTTGCAAACACAGGTGAGGAGCGTtttatttacctatttttgtcTTACAAACACTACACAAGAACTGAAGTTGGTTCCCTCCGTTACTTGCTTTTATAGCAGAATTTCGCGGCCCaagaacttttttaaattcatcttGCGGtttacttaataaaatttcataaatttcaGCGCTTTATTAGATTGTCAGTATGTAAGGACGTCAATCCTTGTTACACAAAATCTAAAGCTAAACAACATGAATAATAACACAGTCACAACCACTCGAGGTCCTTTTTCTGCTTGTCGTAAGTCTGCAGGACCGCAGGAAGGATCGGTTTGTTCTTCTCCTCCTGTTTCTTCTCCCTTCGCTTCCTGAAGCTGTGCAGACTCAACCTGCGCCAAATTTTCGCCCCGTCTTCAGGTGTTGTTTCAATGAAGGGATCGGTTTCAACGTGTGTTGCTTTCTTACCAGAGAACAGAGCTTTCAGCGATGCTTTGAATGAGTGCGAGCGATGGTTTCGAAAATTGCACTGGTTTCTAATCCATGTTtccattttctgttaatggaATTGACTTGCTTGGGCTAAATTCAGCCACTGAGTAAATGCAATTATCGGGAAAGAATTGACAGGCGCAGTGCAGTAACATAATGGGATTATTCAAATTccaatataattttaatatctcTTGGAGGGCTTCTCTTATGGCAGGGGTTGCAGGTTTTGGGATGGAGTGCGAAAGCGAAATCGCCCAATTAAGGGAAAGGGTTAAAGGGAGCCGAACTGGGGTCGATGTTGAGAAGTTTGAATTGTGTCATCGCGAGATCCGAAATGAATTGCTACTAAAACgggttcttattttttttttagctaGAGATAGGTTTTTGAGTGATTCTTTTAGAGTCAAGTGGTGCAGCTGAAGAAAGAGCTCGATAATTCTAATTCTAAAGTTTTCGAGTTGAGCCGACAATTGGAGGCCaataaatcaatattaaaaGAAACAGAATTTAGCCTGAAACTGGCGctaaataaatcgaaaatacTTGAGGAAAAAATGAAGGAAATTAACGAGTCCCACAccactttaaaattaaaagaagaGATGAGGGTTAGTATTTCGTGAAAGAATCATTCTTCGAACCCTATTTTCATGTTATTAGATGTCTGAAACGCAAATTTTGAACGagaatattcaaaaaattgcgCACGAAAAACAGTGCCTAGCGCGGGAAGTTGAAGACTTGAAGGACAAATTGAAATATTCCCGTGCTTTTCAAGATGAACTTGAAGATAGACAGTGTAAAATTAATGCGCTGACTGCGAAAATTAGAGAGTTAGTTTCCTAAAAAGTAGTAGCGCCTTACTAATGTTTCTCTAGGAGTACAGATAAATTGGAAAATGAACACCAGTTTGTTGAAGAACTTAATAAAAAGTCACAAAGTgctgaagaatttaaaaatgcgTGTCACTTGCTGAGTCAAGAGAATTCTAAATTGAGGAATGAATACATTAAATTGGAAAATGCGTACATTGAAAACTATGGTAAGTATACACCATTTTATCAcgcttaaataaattaaaagataaaattcaGCAAAATACGAAACATTGAATAATTGGATAACTCGACAAAAGACAACTAATCAGTggaatattttggaaaaaatcaaatttcttcAGGTGATAGTCTTAGTTGTATAAAATGTACGTAACGAAACAGTTTTTCTAGTCGGAAAGTTACTGTAAAAACctccaacaaaaaaactccGAATATGAGCAAACCATTGCCAAACTCAGCCGCACTCTGGACCAGGAAATCGAAGCAAACTCTAAACTGATTTTGCAGAATGAAGCCTACGAAGATCGCATTCGCGATCTTGAAGAAAAGCTTCATATGGTTAAAATCGAGAAGAAGGAACGAGAGTTGGATGAGGATGTTattgaaattgaataaaatcataaacagttccaaaaatttatttacaaaataaattacaacaaaacctacttaatttgttggtcactttttaaaaactgcaacCAACTAAGTCTCACAAACCCGGCTTGATATCCCGTTGCGTAATACAGACTCGCTTGTCGGTTAGGATTgaacacaattttgtttattgtatTTAGAGGGTACTGATTTGGGGGCGTTATCCCGTAATCTTTCGACAACGCAGTTAACTGTTTAGTCACATTTTTAGGAAAATCATCGTAagattcctgtgaaaaataattaataaaaaaatacaatgtaaaaaaacacaactaCCATTTTATTATCACAAAACAACAAAGCGTATTTCTGCTCGGCCTCTTCGTACAAGACCGGCTCGTTCATGAATAGACTACTATGGTCAAAATCCGACTTGATATTGGATAATTTTATCCCAGCCGTCAATTTTTTCGTCGACAGATTTTGCAACGTCTTTTTGCGGATTTTGTCATTGGCGACTCGCTCCTCCCCCGTTGTATTTTTCTCAATCAAGGTGGTGTAACCaaacaactgaaaaaaacaatcaaaatcgCCCAAAACTATTAAAGACACACCATTCGTTTCGATTTCAGCGCTTTCTGATCAGGTGTGTATAGCATCTGGTGGGGGAAAATCCCCACAATCTCGCCTACTGCGTTGGCATGGACGGCACCATTCAGCCAATCACTACCCGAGATTGCCGAAATCGTAGACGGCGAGCATGTTAGTGTCACATTAGGATCGAACATGTAATCGCGTGATTGTTTCAGCATTGTTGTAACATGCGctagaaatattttgtttttttctgaagTTGTTACAAGTCGAATTACCTGTAGTTGAGCCCTCGTCGGGCGCTGTCACATGACATAGCCAATTATTGAACCAAAAACCATCAGTAATTATGTTCTTTTTGACCGTACAGATGGGATAACTGTGGTCGTCCAAGTCCCAGAGGTTTACAGCGCGGTCTACGGAAGCTGAAAGCAGCCATCGGCAGCCCCCGTTGAGGTGGTAGAGAGCAAgagcttcaattttttattaaaaattaaaaaaaaatatttcaaaagattattaatctttattaattatttttttctttcttttttatttgttatgaAACAGGAAGGCGAAATTTTCatgggtttatttttttttaattatcaactACATGTTTTTACTGTACATACCTGTGATGGCGTGCGAATGCGCCTGGAAGCACTTCTGGGGCAAAATACATGGAACATTATCATCATCGCAATATTTCAATATTACGGAATTtgttttcaagttaaaaagGGCCACAAAACCATTTGTGTAACCCACAGCTATAAAATTATGACCAGAAGACTGAAAAACTGCATAAATACGTGATAACTTGGCTTAAATAATGACTTACTTTACTCCATGAAATTTTACAAGGATAATACTTGAGTCCCCCTAGTAACGAATTACCTGGCCTTtgtaataataactttattacAGGTCTAGGTTTGTAAAACAAACCTCtacaattgaaaatttattttagttatttaacaaaaaattaacttacaattcttgattaaaaaatgggaTTGAATAAATATAAACCACTGAGTTTGACCCTGTGACCGCTAAAAGCCCCATCCGCCCCCCTTCCAAGTTGTAACACCCTGAAGGACACCACTCCATGTGCCACACAGGGCCGTAATCATGCGCTAAACTAAACACTAATTCAGGTTTTTGCAACGAAGCTTCCGTATTTCGAAGTTGACCGAAATTCCAAAACTGAATCGCAGACCTTACTTCATAACTCTGATAAGTCTCGTATTTTTCATCAGGAGAGTTAAGTACCGAAACGGCCAAAACCTGACTGGTTTCCAAACACGTGTAAGGCGTTGGCAACCAGGACATTGCCGAAATAGGGCCCCCACAAAACAGGGTTATTTTGTGGTCATCGTGAATTTGCGATtcaaataatttgtatttttcgtaCGTGTACGAGTCTTTTAGCGTGTTTGTGAAACACGTTACGTGGATTCGAGCCACGTCACAAGACTCCTCAAGTTTTGGCAGATATTGAGCGGCCGTCTCGGGTCTAAGGAGCGGCCAGTTTGgttttaaattctcaaaaaGTAAATCAGAGAAATTTTCCTCACAACTAAAACAATGGCACGCgagttttataaatatttttctgaaaacgCAACACTCACAATTTTAAGGTCCAGTCGAAAGCATACGGGAACAGGCATTTTTCGGTTTTTCGCACCGTGCTTTGCAAAAATGAGGGCATttctaaaaacgtattttaaatttaactcgGTACATTTAAAGAACAttcaaatattcaaaattaataggaaTCCCCTGTTTTTTCTTCAAGTATACGGGATGTTTTAGCAATCAGTTACAATTCAAGGCGAGTCTGTTGTTTTGCGAAcataatgtttgccaaaacgagtgagcgcAGCAAACAAGTTTTCCAAATTATacgattaataaaattacgtaCAATAAACTTTAAGCACTCACCTTgtaaatgtattatttattaattttcttttagttttttttattgttttcaacagttttgtcgaaaaatgttttcaaacttcaaaccttattttttttttgtatacatactactttttttcaatttcatttaaacacacattttttttgagttttaaaataatgttaccTGATCTGGGGCTcccgtaatttatttaaatatttgaacacTTAATGGGAAACACCTGTGCTATACTTACTGTTGGATTCTTTGTCCACATAACTGGGGTCGCCAtcaactgttacattaatttcaTGAGCAAATTCAATGTGATAAATAATGTCTTCCAATTTGGACGAAATCAGCAAACATTGCTTGCAAACAAAACCctgaaaaaagtaattaattcaGGACGGAACAACACAAAACGTACTTCACTAAATTTTTCCGGACATTCGTTCAAATGACTCAAGGCATCTTCCATGCTTGTTGTAATACAATTACACTTGAATTTACATTCTATAAATTGTGTCTCGTCTAGCTCTTTCTGCATCAAGTCTTTTGCAAATTGTTGTGAACCTAGATCTAAATTTGCTGAAAAATACTGGTcctgaaagaaaaaattaaaaacttacacGTCTCTAAACCATTTCACCTTATTATCAACTTTCGTAACGTTTTCAATAATTCTCATTGCTCTGAAAcagtcaaataataaataaattcggaTTTTTACTGTAATTGTACTTTTTAGCCGCACTTCTTTTGGAAGGAAGCGGTTTTGCCGCGTTATTTGTCGTTTTTTCCGGAACCTCCTCCTTGTCCGGATTCTGGTGTATCATTTTCATGTGAGTTGTTAGACTCACTGGTAGCATTCTCCTCCCGCACAAGTCGCAAGAAATTTTAACAGATTCGAGCTGTTCTCCCGATTTTAAACATTGGGAGCGGTGAGATAAAAACCCAActactgatttttttacttcccCGCATTTATCACAATATAAAGGTTTCTTTTTCTTGTACAACGAGTTGAGAGTGTGCATTACAAAAGATTGGTCGTTTAAGTCCTTAAACATTTCGTTAACTTTTAGTCACTAACATTTAGGTGACTCACTAAAGGTGGGTCTCCAACCCTCCACGCTAAATTATTATGATATCTCTGCTTATGGTGGGTCCatatatttttgtcaaatgtgCTGTTGCAAATTGCACACGTGACGTTGCCAGTGCCGTCATCCAAGTCTTCCTCTTTCATGTTATCTTTTCGTTGTCTCTTGCCTGacctgttattaatttttatttttttttaagtttaataaaCGGAGtgatttaattaacaaaaaaaaattcgaatttttgataattttttgagtgatttgaaccttaaattttaatattccaGTCACAACCACCTACCTTTTACCACTGTTTGGTAAATTGTTACCATTGCTGGTATTATTTGTACTGTTATCATCACTAGTGTTTGCAAATAAACTGAACAGTTTATTCATCATTTTCACAGTCTCGCCTGTGTAATTGTATCTTTTGTCCTTAGAGTTCGGAGTGCTTGTGGTTGCCTCAAAATCTGTGGTAGAGTCCTCAAGAA
It contains:
- the LOC103313276 gene encoding uncharacterized protein LOC103313276, giving the protein MSSSEVGVEKNENAETKPPTPKKRGRKRKSEITVRQFEEEIDTSPKEETVSRRGRLRKKVNYYELANPDNLEYTLPVQTEINYFSTSGNGEIKIKKKKVRHQEPDFSETSADSKESAKQKDEDNVLSNNEPQKDLFKSTNGKEDDSLLQDLVLEDSTTDFEATTSTPNSKDKRYNYTGETVKMMNKLFSLFANTSDDNSTNNTSNGNNLPNSGKRSGKRQRKDNMKEEDLDDGTGNVTCAICNSTFDKNIWTHHKQRYHNNLAWRVGDPPLDLNDQSFVMHTLNSLYKKKKPLYCDKCGEVKKSVVGFLSHRSQCLKSGEQLESVKISCDLCGRRMLPVSLTTHMKMIHQNPDKEEVPEKTTNNAAKPLPSKRSAAKKAMRIIENVTKVDNKDQYFSANLDLGSQQFAKDLMQKELDETQFIECKFKCNCITTSMEDALSHLNECPEKFSEGFVCKQCLLISSKLEDIIYHIEFAHEINVTVDGDPSYVDKESNKMPSFLQSTVRKTEKCLFPYAFDWTLKFCEENFSDLLFENLKPNWPLLRPETAAQYLPKLEESCDVARIHVTCFTNTLKDSYTYEKYKLFESQIHDDHKITLFCGGPISAMSWLPTPYTCLETSQVLAVSVLNSPDEKYETYQSYEVRSAIQFWNFGQLRNTEASLQKPELVFSLAHDYGPVWHMEWCPSGCYNLEGGRMGLLAVTGSNSVVYIYSIPFFNQELGLFYKPRPVIKLLLQRPGNSLLGGLKYYPCKISWSKSSGHNFIAVGYTNGFVALFNLKTNSVILKYCDDDNVPCILPQKCFQAHSHAITALALYHLNGGCRWLLSASVDRAVNLWDLDDHSYPICTVKKNIITDGFWFNNWLCHVTAPDEGSTTAHVTTMLKQSRDYMFDPNVTLTCSPSTISAISGSDWLNGAVHANAVGEIVGIFPHQMLYTPDQKALKSKRMLFGYTTLIEKNTTGEERVANDKIRKKTLQNLSTKKLTAGIKLSNIKSDFDHSSLFMNEPVLYEEAEQKYALLFCDNKMESYDDFPKNVTKQLTALSKDYGITPPNQYPLNTINKIVFNPNRQASLYYATGYQAGFVRLSWLQFLKSDQQIK